Proteins encoded within one genomic window of Gracilinanus agilis isolate LMUSP501 unplaced genomic scaffold, AgileGrace unplaced_scaffold45218, whole genome shotgun sequence:
- the LOC123255377 gene encoding 60S ribosomal protein L22-like 1, whose translation MAPPKDKKAKRSTWKFNLDLTHPVEDGIFDSGNFEQFLKEKVKVNGKTGNLGNVVHIERFKNKITVVSEKQFSKRYLKYLTKKYLKKNNLRDWLRVVASDKETYELRYFQISQDEEGSESED comes from the coding sequence ATGGCGCCGCCAAAAGATAAGAAGGCTAAGAGATCAACTTGGAAGTTTAACCTTGATCTCACCCATCCAGTGGAAGATGGAATCTTTGATTCTGGAAATTTTGAGCAGTTCTTGAAGGAGAAAGTTAAAGTCAATGGAAAAACTGGAAACCTAGGGAATGTTGTTCACATTGAACGCTTCAAGAACAAGATCACAGTAGTGTCCGAGAAGCAGTTCTCCAAAAGGTATTTAAAATATCTTACCAAGAAATACCTTAAGAAGAACAATCTTCGTGATTGGCTTCGTGTGGTTGCATCTGACAAGGAGACTTATGAACTTCGTTATTTCCAGATTAGTCAAGATGAGGAAGGATCTGAATCTGAAGATTAA